The genomic segment AAGGCGAAGATCAAGGCATCTGCGGGGCTCAACCAGCATGAAGATAACTGGTACGTAACACCGGGCACAACTGCTGCGACCACACGTTCCGGAGGACCCGGAACGGTCTCGTCAACCCCCTCCCGTGCATATAGCGGGGATATGCAGGCCACAGTGCCTTTTTTTAAGAGACATGCCGTCACATTCGGAGGGTCATACAGGTATAACTTTTCAGATACAACGGAACGGGCATTGACGGATTGGAAGGATGAGGATTCCAGAACGAATATAACCTACCGGTCAGGCGGAAAAGACAGGACATATGCCTTTTTTGTACAGGACGAGTTCGCGATACTGAATAACCTTACGGTCTATCTGGGGTTTCGCCAGGACTGGTGGAAGGCCTTCGACGGATACGCGAATGACGTGGGCAAGGCGGGTTACCCGAAGCGTTACGCGTCAACAGAGTCGTCATCGTTCAGTCCAAAGGCATCAGTCGTATACAACCCGTTCTCACAGACTATCGTGAGGACATCCGTTGGGAAGGCATTCCGCCCCCCGACATTGTACGATCTTTACAGGACGTGGACCTCAACATCGGGTACTACCTATGCCGGTAATCCTGATCTGAAGCCGGAAAAGGCCCTATCCTGGGATTTCGGTGTTGAACAGCGGTTCTTATACGGGATCGGGATGAAGGCAACCTATTTTGAAAATTATATCGAGGATATGGTCTACGGCAGGACTGTAACGGCGACACTGCAAGACAAGATCAACATCGGCAAGGCAGAGGTGAAAGGTATTGAGATAGAAG from the Syntrophorhabdaceae bacterium genome contains:
- a CDS encoding TonB-dependent receptor; this translates as KAKIKASAGLNQHEDNWYVTPGTTAATTRSGGPGTVSSTPSRAYSGDMQATVPFFKRHAVTFGGSYRYNFSDTTERALTDWKDEDSRTNITYRSGGKDRTYAFFVQDEFAILNNLTVYLGFRQDWWKAFDGYANDVGKAGYPKRYASTESSSFSPKASVVYNPFSQTIVRTSVGKAFRPPTLYDLYRTWTSTSGTTYAGNPDLKPEKALSWDFGVEQRFLYGIGMKATYFENYIEDMVYGRTVTATLQDKINIGKAEVKGIEIEGEKRFDGGIRIFANYTYNNARVRENDVKPLTEGKRLAMVPAEMFNLGFDLEKGPFTARIVGRYVGKRYSDDENRDRTNNVYLSYDPYFVADAKISCTLMKYVTLSLSVDNIFDRDYYSSYKAPERTWFGEVILRF